A segment of the Streptomyces sp. XD-27 genome:
CCGCGGTGGAGGACAGGACGAGGACCGTGCCGTCGCCGGAGGCGGTGAGGGCGGGCAGCAGCGCCTGGGTGACGTTGAGGACGCCCAGGACGTTCACCTCGTACATGGTGCGCCAGTCGGCGGGGTCGGCGGTCGCGACCGTCTCGGCGCCGAGTGCCCCGCCCGCGTTGTTGATCAGGATGTGCACCGGGCCGTAGCGGATGACGTCGGCCGCGAAGGCGTCGACGGCGGCGCGGTCGGTGACGTCCAGGGCGTACGCGGACGCCTCGTGCCCGGCGTCGGTCAGCTCCGCGGCAAGCGCCTGGATGCGGTCCTTGCGTCGCGCGGTGAGGACGACCCGGAAGCCGGCCGCGGCGAGCTGCCGCGCGGTGGCGGCGCCGATGCCGCTGCTCGCACCGGTGATGACGGCGGTACGGGTGGTCATGGGCCCTCCAGCGTGCGACGGGTGGTGCGGCGTTCGAGATCCACACGCAGGATATGACGGCGCGCCCGGGGGCCGGCCGGGAGGCTTCCCGCGGCCTGGCGGGACCCTTCCGCGGCTTGACGGCACGCTTGCCGCGGCCTGGCGGGACGCTTCCGCTGCCGCCGATCGGGGCACTCGGTCGCACAACGCGCGGGGCCGGCATGCCGACGGGGAAGGGTTCTGCTGGGTCTGATATGAGGCGATTTACGTATCGCTCCGCCCACGGCAGAAAGGAAGCCCTATGGCCCCCATGGCCCCCTTGGCCCAGTCGAACCCTCCGCACGCGTCCTCTTCCCGCCGCGCGCTCCGCCGCTGGAGTGCCGGCTGCGCGAGCGTCGCCGCCGCCGCGGCGGCGCTGGTGGCCGGCACCCCGGCGACCGCGTACGCCGCCGGATACATCTCGGTCTACACCGCCGCCCATATCGGCGAGCACAAGGTCGGCGGCAAGGCGATCGCGGCGGAGCTGGAGTACGAGGCGGTCAGGGGCAGGGAGGCCGAAGGGAAGCGCTATGTCTGGGAGGTGGAGGTCCAGCGGCGCGACGGGGTGTGGGAGGCCATCATCGATGCCCACAGCGGCGTCGTGCTGAGCGTGGAGAAGGAGAACGAGGACGAGGAGGACGACCGGCTGGGCACCGGGGCCCAGGTCCCGCAAGGCGCTCGGCCGCAGGCCCCGGCGGGTCAGGTCGCGCAGGGCGGTCGGCTCCAGGCCCCGGCGGGCCAGGTCCCGCAAGGAACCCGGCTCCAAGCCCCCGCGCCGCAGGCTTCCCTGCCCCAGGCGCCCGTGCTCCGGCCGGCCCTGCCGCAGGTGCCCGTGCTCCGGGCCGCCGT
Coding sequences within it:
- a CDS encoding SDR family oxidoreductase gives rise to the protein MTTRTAVITGASSGIGAATARQLAAAGFRVVLTARRKDRIQALAAELTDAGHEASAYALDVTDRAAVDAFAADVIRYGPVHILINNAGGALGAETVATADPADWRTMYEVNVLGVLNVTQALLPALTASGDGTVLVLSSTAGLATYEGGGGYVAAKHGAHVIAETLRLELCGSPVRVIEIAPGMVKTEEFASTRFRGDAAKAAAVYQGVAEPLVAEDVADTIIWAVTRPSHVNVDLLVVRPRAQASNYKVHRES
- a CDS encoding PepSY domain-containing protein, producing MAPMAPLAQSNPPHASSSRRALRRWSAGCASVAAAAAALVAGTPATAYAAGYISVYTAAHIGEHKVGGKAIAAELEYEAVRGREAEGKRYVWEVEVQRRDGVWEAIIDAHSGVVLSVEKENEDEEDDRLGTGAQVPQGARPQAPAGQVAQGGRLQAPAGQVPQGTRLQAPAPQASLPQAPVLRPALPQVPVLRAAVSQVSGT